A genomic segment from Spirochaetota bacterium encodes:
- a CDS encoding alpha/beta hydrolase has protein sequence MNYRFHIILCISLLLVGCLDSVIYHPDKITPPTSILPFPAEDVFIRVNETVTLHCWFIPSQTARFTLCYFHGNAGHIYDRIELLKLLHSIPLSIFIIDYRGYGKSSGDPSETGLYEDAMAAWMYLTEVKRISPKNIILFGRSLGGPIALYCASKTNPAGIIIDSSFTSIKSMVQYHSSGCMSLFFKEKYPAIDYIQKITIPVLILHSKDDETAPFSMGQELYRQCPSNKKYFVELRGSHNNNFLVDAPLYHNSIQEFVLSLIREE, from the coding sequence ATGAACTATCGCTTCCATATAATTTTATGTATAAGTTTACTATTAGTAGGCTGCCTTGACAGTGTCATCTATCATCCTGACAAAATAACACCACCTACCAGCATATTACCCTTCCCCGCAGAAGATGTTTTTATCCGTGTCAATGAAACAGTCACTCTTCACTGCTGGTTCATTCCATCACAAACAGCTCGTTTTACTTTATGCTATTTTCATGGTAATGCAGGCCATATTTATGATAGAATTGAACTGCTGAAACTTTTACATTCCATTCCGCTTTCTATTTTTATAATAGATTATAGAGGGTATGGCAAAAGCAGCGGTGATCCCAGTGAAACCGGGCTGTATGAAGATGCAATGGCTGCATGGATGTATTTGACTGAAGTTAAAAGAATATCACCAAAAAACATTATTTTGTTTGGGCGTTCACTTGGAGGACCTATAGCTTTGTACTGTGCATCAAAAACAAACCCGGCAGGTATTATTATTGATTCAAGTTTTACCAGTATTAAATCCATGGTGCAATATCACAGCTCAGGATGCATGTCACTGTTTTTCAAAGAAAAATACCCAGCTATTGATTACATACAAAAAATAACCATACCTGTTCTGATACTTCATAGCAAGGATGATGAAACTGCACCATTTTCCATGGGACAGGAACTTTACAGACAATGCCCATCAAACAAAAAATATTTTGTTGAATTACGAGGCAGCCATAATAATAATTTTCTTGTTGATGCGCCATTATACCACAACAGCATACAAGAGTTTGTTTTATCATTAATCAGAGAGGAGTGA